A genomic region of Solanum dulcamara chromosome 2, daSolDulc1.2, whole genome shotgun sequence contains the following coding sequences:
- the LOC129880571 gene encoding uncharacterized protein LOC129880571: protein MEREKERVKKVELIQKAIDQLQSKTCHLLDESFVTVDVDDDDDEARHRHQLLSQLLTQLDSLKEEAPFDQTNESTNAPVEIEDEEKEEKVVKELRKIQKQNFITQCLLSAMILLTLTWQLSEVSMILKMKDGLNHPFRSITSMITGWIKGPPPVLNGRDDDLNHSAKQLKHQVEAMSLPRLKVPELPHMDLPSFDFINEED, encoded by the exons ATGGAAAGGGAAAAGGAAAGGGTGAAGAAAGTGGAACTCATACAGAAAGCAATCGACCAACTCCAATCAAAAACATGTCATCTTCTTGATGAAAGCTTCGTTACcgttgatgttgatgatgatgatgatgaagccCGCCACCGCCACCAACTCCTCTCACAACTTTTAACTcag CTGGATTCACTGAAAGAAGAAGCCCCATTTGATCAAACGAATGAATCAACCAACGCTCCGGTTGAAATTGAAGacgaagaaaaagaagaaaaggttGTAAAAGAGCTAAGGAAGATACAAAAGCAGAATTTTATCACTCAATGCCTTTTATCAGCTATGATTCTCCTCACCTTGACATGGCAACTATCGGAGGTCTCtatgattttgaaaatgaaagatGGATTAAATCATCCCTTTAGATCCATTACTAGTATGATTACAGGCTGGATTAAGGGCCCTCCACCTGTATTAAATGGTCGAGATGACGATCTCAACCACTCTGCAAAGCAGCTTAAACATCAAGTTGAGGCTATGTCTCTCCCCAGACTAAAAGTTCCGGAGCTTCCACATATGGATTTGCCATCTTTCGACTTTATCAATGAAGAAGACTAG
- the LOC129880572 gene encoding nuclear transport factor 2A-like gives MDPNEVAKAFVEHYYSTFDTNRAGLGNLYQEGSMLTFEGIKTQGSQNIVAKLTSLPFQQCQHSITTIDFQPSGPAGGMIVVVSGHLQLAGEQHALKFGQMFHLMPSSQGSFYVFNDIFRLNYG, from the exons ATGGACCCTAACGAAGTAGCAAAGGCATTCGTGGAGCACTACTACTCCACGTTCGATACCAACCGGGCCGGGCTCGGAAATCTGTACCAAGAAGGTTCCATGTTGACTTTTGAAGGCATTAAAACCCAAGGTTCCCAAAATATTGTGGCAAAACTTACTAGCCTTCCCTTTCAGCAGTGTCAGCATAGTATCACTACTATTGATTTTCAGCCTTCTGGTCCTGCCGGAGGCATGATTGTCGTCGTCTCAGGTCATCTCCAGCTCGCCGGCGAACAACATGCTCTTAAGTTTGGCCAG ATGTTTCATCTGATGCCATCATCACAAGGAAGCTTTTACGTGTTCAATGACATTTTCCGGTTGAATTATGGCTGA